Proteins from a single region of Haloplanus sp. GDY1:
- a CDS encoding ABC transporter permease: MGGEDTFESVDWTETDSRLSTLSRRDRWALVTALGVVAAFLYDYAVLPEGRPTITVPVAWDVTQLDWLFVSTLLALLFYVAVPLYDNRRLTAYYWREFRKNRMAVLSLGYLLVVFLIGVVGPLFLDKPVLALDQAYQPPVFTSIDASVPVDCLGDVANGRCHGTMAHPLGTTGDGKDILVLVIYGMQVSMKVGLISTLLVVTIGTTVGTVAAYGSGLVDELLMRYVDIQLVFPAFFLYLLLTYLFGGSLFMFIVIFGLTGWGSIARLVRSEALQRAEEEYITAARSAGAGTLYVIRRHLVPNVSNSVITAATLLIPGFILFEASLSFLSLGDPTVPSWGQVIANGRSDLSTAWWVSTFPGVFLFTTILAFNFMGDALRDALDPRQET, from the coding sequence ATGGGGGGTGAAGACACCTTCGAGTCGGTCGACTGGACGGAGACGGACAGTCGGCTGTCGACGCTGTCCCGCCGTGACCGGTGGGCGCTCGTGACCGCCCTCGGCGTCGTCGCCGCCTTCCTCTACGACTACGCGGTCCTGCCCGAGGGTCGGCCGACGATCACGGTCCCGGTCGCCTGGGACGTCACGCAACTCGACTGGCTGTTCGTGTCGACGCTCCTCGCGCTCCTGTTTTACGTCGCCGTCCCGCTGTACGACAACCGCCGGCTGACCGCCTACTACTGGCGGGAGTTCCGCAAGAACCGCATGGCCGTCCTGAGCCTCGGCTACCTGCTCGTCGTCTTCCTGATCGGCGTCGTCGGACCCCTGTTCCTCGACAAGCCGGTCCTCGCGCTGGACCAGGCCTACCAGCCCCCCGTCTTCACGAGCATCGACGCGTCGGTGCCGGTGGACTGCCTCGGCGACGTCGCGAACGGCCGGTGTCACGGGACCATGGCCCACCCGCTCGGCACCACCGGCGACGGGAAGGACATCCTCGTCCTGGTCATCTACGGCATGCAGGTGAGCATGAAGGTGGGCCTCATCTCGACGCTGCTGGTGGTGACCATCGGAACGACCGTCGGCACCGTCGCGGCCTACGGGAGCGGCCTGGTCGACGAACTCCTGATGCGCTACGTCGACATCCAGTTGGTCTTTCCCGCCTTCTTCCTCTATCTCCTGCTCACCTACCTGTTCGGCGGGAGCCTGTTCATGTTCATCGTCATCTTCGGGCTGACGGGGTGGGGATCGATCGCGCGGCTGGTCCGCTCGGAGGCGCTCCAGCGGGCCGAGGAGGAGTACATCACGGCCGCCCGGAGCGCCGGCGCGGGGACGCTTTATGTCATCCGTCGGCATCTCGTCCCCAACGTCTCCAACAGCGTCATCACGGCCGCCACCCTCCTGATCCCGGGATTCATCCTCTTCGAGGCGTCGCTCTCCTTCCTCTCGCTCGGCGACCCCACCGTCCCCTCGTGGGGGCAGGTGATCGCCAACGGACGGAGCGACCTCTCGACGGCCTGGTGGGTGTCGACGTTCCCCGGCGTGTTCCTCTTTACGACCATCCTCGCGTTCAACTTCATGGGCGACGCGCTGCGCGACGCGCTCGACCCGAGGCAGGAAACATGA